One Pygocentrus nattereri isolate fPygNat1 chromosome 23, fPygNat1.pri, whole genome shotgun sequence genomic window carries:
- the tppp2 gene encoding tubulin polymerization-promoting protein family member 2 produces the protein MAEGSGSASVAEIEMAFQKFAVHGDTKATGKEMNGKNFVKLCKDCKVIDGKNITSTDVDIVFSKVKAKTARVITFEQFTQAMVELAPKRFKGKGQEEALQQLYGLIAGKEPANVGVTKVTKAAAVDRLTDSTKYTGSHKERFDESGKGKGKVGREDIPDTSGYVSAYKGQGSYDSKVKEQE, from the exons ATGGCGGAGGGCTCTGGCTCAGCATCAGTAGCAGAGATTGAGATGGCATTCCAGAAGTTTGCAGTTCATGGGGACACCAAAGCCACAGGGAAGGAGATGAATGGGAAGAACTTTGTCAAGCTGTGCAAAGACTGTAAGGTGATCGATGGCAAGAACATCACCAGCACAGATGTGGACATCGTCTTCAGCAAAGTCAA AGCCAAGACAGCTCGGGTGATCACGTTCGAGCAGTTCACTCAGGCCATGGTGGAGCTGGCTCCAAAGAGGTTTAAAGGGAAAGGCCAGGAGGAGGCGCTGCAGCAGCTTTATGGCCTCATCGCAGGAAAAGAGCCAGCCAATGTTGGGGTCACG AAAGTGACAAAGGCAGCTGCAGTGGACCGTCTGACAGACAGCACTAAATATACTGGCTCTCATAAGGAGCGGTTTGACGAGTCCGGAAAAGGAAAAGGTAAAGTGGGGAGAGAGGACATCCCCGATACCAGCGGCTACGTCAGCGCATACAAGGGTCAGGGCTCCTATGACAGCAAGGTGAAAGAAcaggagtga